In one Bradyrhizobium sp. 4 genomic region, the following are encoded:
- a CDS encoding sensor histidine kinase, translating to MLDRTQPDENQNAEDVTAHGAPDQLAEDKPAVLGWRPLNWLKRAGQFFFALSFSSLTRRIVSLNLAGLVALVASILYLSQFRAGLIDARAQSLLVQAEIIAGAIAASATVQTNAITIDPDRLLDLKPGETYGGSDEYSPLDFPINPERVAPVLRTLISPTKTRARIYDPNGSLLVDSRSLDTVVRFPLPSVAAEKPGMVERGMVAVRTWLNRGDLPLYRELGPENGNGYAEVGDALQGQKRSMVRVNARGEVIVSVAVPVLRSRAIHGALMLSTQGDDIDQMVTAERLAILKVGGVAAAVMIMLSLLLASTIAGPVRRLADSAELIRRRIRTRVEIPDFTRRRDEIGHLSGALRDMTSALYSRIEAIEMFAADVAHELKNPLTSLRSAVETLPLARNENSRARLLEVIEHDVKRLDRLISDISDASRLDAELQRQDAIPVDLRRLLTTLVSVANETKLGHDVAVEMRFEGRGPTDNFAVTGHDSRLGQIVSNLLSNAQSFSEPGNKVRLTCRRVRGEIEIVVDDDGPGIRDDALERIFERFYTDRPHQGFGQNSGLGLSISKQIVDAHGGRIWAENRPGPADEDGAPSVVGARFVVRLPAL from the coding sequence TTGCTTGACCGAACGCAGCCTGACGAGAACCAGAACGCCGAGGACGTCACCGCCCACGGCGCTCCGGATCAATTGGCCGAGGACAAGCCGGCCGTACTGGGCTGGCGTCCGCTGAACTGGCTGAAGCGCGCCGGGCAGTTCTTCTTCGCGCTGTCTTTCTCGAGCCTGACCCGCCGTATCGTCTCGCTCAACCTCGCCGGCCTCGTCGCGCTGGTGGCGAGCATCCTCTATCTGTCGCAATTCCGCGCCGGTCTGATCGACGCGCGCGCGCAGAGCCTGCTGGTACAGGCGGAGATCATCGCCGGCGCCATCGCGGCCTCCGCGACGGTGCAGACCAACGCCATCACCATCGACCCCGACCGGTTGCTCGACCTCAAGCCGGGCGAGACCTATGGCGGCTCGGACGAGTATTCCCCGCTGGATTTCCCGATCAATCCGGAGCGCGTGGCGCCGGTGCTGCGCACGCTGATCTCGCCGACCAAGACGCGCGCCCGCATCTACGACCCGAACGGCAGCCTGCTGGTCGACAGCCGCAGCCTCGATACCGTGGTGCGCTTCCCCCTGCCGTCGGTCGCCGCCGAGAAGCCGGGCATGGTCGAACGCGGCATGGTCGCGGTCCGCACCTGGCTCAATCGCGGCGACCTGCCGCTCTATCGCGAGCTCGGCCCCGAGAACGGCAATGGCTATGCGGAGGTCGGCGACGCGCTCCAGGGCCAGAAGCGCTCGATGGTGCGGGTCAATGCGCGCGGCGAGGTGATCGTCTCGGTCGCGGTCCCCGTGTTGCGCTCGCGCGCCATCCACGGCGCGCTGATGCTGTCGACGCAGGGCGACGACATCGACCAGATGGTCACCGCCGAGCGCCTCGCGATCCTCAAGGTGGGCGGCGTCGCCGCCGCGGTCATGATCATGCTGTCGCTGCTGCTCGCCAGCACGATCGCAGGTCCGGTCCGCCGGCTCGCCGACAGCGCCGAACTGATCCGCCGCCGGATCAGGACCCGGGTCGAGATTCCCGACTTCACCCGTCGTCGCGACGAGATCGGCCATCTCTCCGGTGCGCTGCGCGACATGACCAGTGCACTGTACAGCCGCATCGAAGCGATCGAAATGTTCGCCGCCGACGTCGCGCATGAATTGAAGAACCCGTTGACCTCGTTGCGCTCCGCGGTCGAAACCTTGCCGCTGGCGCGCAACGAGAACAGCCGCGCGCGGCTGCTCGAGGTGATCGAGCATGACGTCAAGCGGCTCGACCGGCTGATCTCGGACATCTCCGACGCCAGCCGTCTCGATGCCGAACTGCAGCGCCAGGATGCGATCCCGGTCGATCTGCGCCGCCTGCTGACCACGCTCGTGTCCGTCGCCAATGAAACCAAGCTCGGCCATGACGTCGCGGTCGAAATGCGTTTCGAGGGCCGCGGCCCGACCGACAATTTCGCCGTGACGGGCCACGATTCGCGGCTCGGACAGATCGTCTCCAACCTGCTCTCGAACGCACAGTCCTTCTCCGAGCCCGGCAACAAGGTGCGCCTCACCTGTCGCCGCGTGCGCGGCGAGATCGAGATCGTGGTCGACGACGACGGGCCCGGAATCCGCGACGACGCGCTGGAGCGCATCTTCGAGCGCTTCTACACCGACCGCCCTCATCAGGGCTTTGGCCAGAACTCCGGCCTCGGCCTGTCGATCTCCAAGCAGATCGTCGATGCGCATGGCGGACGCATCTGGGCGGAGAACCGTCCCGGCCCGGCGGACGAGGACGGAGCGCCTAGTGTTGTCGGCGCGCGCTTCGTGGTGAGGCTGCCGGCGCTATGA
- a CDS encoding HPr kinase/phosphatase C-terminal domain-containing protein: MSDGGPSIHASAVKVGDLAVLIRGPSGSGKSRLAFDLIMAGRSGVLERAVLVGDDRVHLATLGREIEVRPAPVLAGLIEIRGLGIRRCDFVEHATLGLVVDLDAADAERLPPAESLKTAVLGVEIPRIPIGRDYSPLPLVVAALTTTKSSSSVNPSGDCLKGNGNHMNPTLATE, encoded by the coding sequence ATGAGCGACGGCGGCCCCAGCATTCACGCCTCGGCGGTCAAGGTTGGAGATCTGGCGGTGCTGATCCGCGGGCCCTCGGGCTCCGGCAAGTCGCGCCTTGCCTTCGATTTAATCATGGCGGGACGTAGCGGCGTGCTGGAAAGGGCCGTTCTGGTCGGTGATGACCGTGTCCATCTGGCGACACTCGGCCGCGAAATTGAGGTCCGCCCCGCCCCGGTCCTGGCCGGCCTGATCGAGATCCGGGGGCTCGGAATCCGGCGCTGCGACTTTGTGGAGCATGCGACCCTCGGCCTCGTGGTCGATCTGGACGCCGCGGATGCGGAGCGGCTGCCGCCGGCCGAATCCCTGAAAACAGCCGTTTTAGGTGTCGAAATACCGCGAATCCCAATCGGCCGCGACTATTCGCCCCTTCCTCTGGTTGTCGCGGCCTTGACCACTACCAAGAGTTCATCTTCCGTTAACCCTTCAGGCGATTGTTTGAAGGGAAATGGTAACCATATGAACCCCACACTCGCGACCGAATAG
- a CDS encoding PTS sugar transporter subunit IIA, producing the protein MIGLVLVTHGRLADEFKAALEHVMGPQKQIEAITIGAEDDSDLCRSDIIEAVNRVDSGDGVAILTDMFGGTPSNLAISCMSRPKVEVLAGINLPMLVKLAKVREERPLPDAIAMAQEAGRKYVTIASRVLAGK; encoded by the coding sequence ATGATTGGTCTAGTACTTGTGACCCACGGGCGCCTTGCCGACGAATTCAAGGCAGCGCTTGAACATGTCATGGGCCCACAAAAGCAAATCGAAGCGATCACGATCGGCGCCGAAGATGATTCCGATCTCTGTCGAAGCGACATCATCGAGGCGGTTAACCGCGTCGATTCCGGCGACGGCGTCGCGATCCTCACCGACATGTTCGGCGGCACGCCGTCCAACCTGGCAATATCCTGCATGAGCCGGCCGAAGGTCGAAGTGCTCGCGGGCATCAACCTTCCCATGCTGGTGAAGCTCGCCAAGGTGCGCGAGGAGCGTCCGCTACCCGACGCGATCGCGATGGCCCAGGAAGCCGGCCGCAAATACGTCACCATCGCCAGCCGCGTCCTCGCCGGCAAATGA
- a CDS encoding HPr family phosphocarrier protein encodes MSDEAPQAGTGVPAGAISKDLLIINKRGLHARASAKFVQAVERFSAQVWVTRGGETVGGTSIMGLMMLAAGPGTTITVAASGDDAEAALAAITELVESKFNEEGI; translated from the coding sequence ATGAGCGACGAGGCGCCGCAAGCCGGGACGGGCGTGCCCGCGGGCGCGATCTCCAAGGACCTCCTGATCATCAACAAGCGCGGCCTGCACGCGCGGGCCTCCGCCAAGTTCGTCCAGGCCGTGGAGCGCTTCAGCGCGCAGGTCTGGGTGACGCGCGGCGGCGAAACCGTCGGCGGCACCTCGATCATGGGCCTGATGATGCTCGCCGCCGGTCCCGGCACCACCATCACGGTCGCCGCTTCCGGCGATGATGCCGAAGCCGCGCTGGCGGCGATCACCGAACTCGTTGAAAGCAAATTCAACGAGGAAGGGATTTAG
- a CDS encoding glycosyltransferase family 39 protein produces MSTTSIPSARARAKTRVSYARFRAWLVASATRPEARLWLVIQLAILHAVLWTFILINLKAAQDVHMDVAEAWGWGQKFLWGYGKHPPLSGWVAGLWFTVFPPTDWATYALAMATVSTGMVICWLIALRVVDARRAFLVVVMVALYPIFNFKGFKYNPDLLQLVTLPLLVLAYLNAFEKRSWQSGVLLGLAGALALMTKYWVLTMIGAIGLAALIHPERMRFLSSPAPWAAIATMVVAMIPHIVWLADAHFVPLTYAGDTYSLEDSGQVHQLVAGYVLHNVALLALPVALAALAMALVPPWFRLLLRAPLRIVTRAWARGANASVNLSQARNVWLIQIIVAVGPALGALAFSIYMKTDWGISLFFLVPLALVAIPALRVQSAAVFNIVAIWLVLSVATLAASPWIAAREMAANAGNTATYGARSDLARELTQAWHARFASRWAVVAGTMESIQPMVFYSPDHPAAFTPLEAWGSGLISPDDVKRFGFIGVFDPADGRLPAFEKWVSEVAPNAERIVMTTRRFTHGKAGPSMSWNIYIAPPGK; encoded by the coding sequence ATGTCCACGACCTCGATCCCGTCTGCCCGAGCCCGCGCGAAGACCCGGGTGAGCTATGCCCGCTTTCGGGCCTGGCTGGTTGCCAGCGCGACCCGCCCGGAGGCACGCCTGTGGCTGGTGATCCAGCTTGCCATCCTGCATGCGGTGCTCTGGACCTTCATCCTGATCAATCTCAAGGCAGCGCAGGACGTTCACATGGACGTCGCGGAAGCCTGGGGCTGGGGCCAGAAATTCCTCTGGGGCTATGGCAAGCACCCGCCGCTGTCGGGCTGGGTCGCCGGCCTCTGGTTCACAGTGTTCCCGCCGACGGATTGGGCGACCTATGCGCTCGCGATGGCGACCGTCAGCACCGGTATGGTGATCTGCTGGCTCATCGCGCTGCGCGTCGTGGATGCGCGGCGCGCGTTCCTGGTCGTGGTGATGGTCGCGCTCTACCCGATCTTCAATTTCAAGGGCTTCAAGTACAATCCCGACCTGCTCCAGCTCGTCACTTTGCCGCTCCTCGTGCTCGCGTATCTCAATGCGTTCGAGAAGCGGAGCTGGCAATCCGGAGTCCTGCTCGGCCTTGCCGGCGCGCTGGCGCTGATGACCAAATATTGGGTGCTGACCATGATCGGCGCCATCGGGCTTGCCGCGCTGATCCATCCGGAGCGAATGAGGTTCTTGTCGTCACCGGCGCCATGGGCTGCGATCGCGACGATGGTGGTGGCGATGATTCCGCACATCGTCTGGCTGGCGGACGCGCATTTCGTGCCGCTGACCTATGCCGGCGATACCTACAGCCTCGAGGACAGCGGCCAGGTGCATCAGCTCGTGGCCGGCTATGTCCTGCATAATGTCGCGCTGCTGGCATTGCCGGTGGCGCTGGCCGCGCTGGCAATGGCGCTGGTGCCGCCTTGGTTCAGGTTGCTGCTGCGTGCGCCGTTGCGCATCGTCACGCGGGCCTGGGCCCGCGGCGCGAATGCCAGCGTGAACCTTTCGCAGGCGCGCAACGTCTGGCTCATTCAGATCATCGTCGCGGTCGGACCCGCGCTCGGCGCGCTGGCCTTCAGCATCTACATGAAGACCGATTGGGGCATCTCGCTGTTCTTCCTGGTGCCGCTCGCGCTGGTCGCGATCCCGGCGCTGCGGGTGCAGAGTGCTGCGGTGTTCAACATTGTCGCGATCTGGCTCGTGCTCAGCGTCGCTACGCTCGCTGCCTCGCCCTGGATCGCTGCGCGCGAGATGGCGGCCAATGCCGGCAACACGGCGACCTATGGCGCGCGCTCGGATCTCGCGCGCGAGCTGACGCAGGCCTGGCACGCGCGCTTCGCCTCGCGCTGGGCGGTCGTCGCCGGCACCATGGAGTCGATCCAGCCGATGGTGTTCTACAGCCCGGATCATCCGGCCGCGTTCACGCCGCTCGAGGCCTGGGGGTCCGGGTTGATTTCGCCCGATGACGTCAAGAGATTCGGCTTCATCGGCGTGTTCGATCCGGCCGACGGTCGCCTGCCGGCGTTCGAGAAATGGGTGTCCGAGGTTGCGCCGAACGCCGAGCGCATCGTGATGACAACGCGCCGTTTCACCCACGGCAAGGCCGGTCCGTCGATGAGCTGGAACATCTACATCGCGCCGCCGGGGAAGTGA
- the lepA gene encoding translation elongation factor 4 has protein sequence MTTVPISNIRNFSIVAHIDHGKSTLADRLIQMTGGLTDREMAGKEQVLDSMDIERERGITIKAQTVRLAYRAKDGKDYIFNLMDTPGHVDFAYEVSRSLAACEGSLLVVDASQGVEAQTLANVYHALDAGHEIVPVLNKVDLPAAEPEKVKQQIEDVIGIDASESVMISAKTGLGVPEVLEAIVTRLPPPKGDREATLKALLVDSWYDVYLGVVVLIRVVDGVMKKGSRVRMMGTGAAYDIERVGFFTPKMTQVDELGPGEIGFITAAIKEVADTRVGDTITDDKKPVTEMLAGFKPAIPVVFCGLFPADADDFETLRAAMGKLRLNDASFSYEMETSAALGFGFRCGFLGLLHLEIIQERLSREFDLNLIATAPSVIYKMSLTDGQEISIHNPVDMPDVVKIAEIQEPWIEATILTPDEYLGSVLKLCQDRRGSQKELTYVGSRAMVKYDLPLNEVVFDFYDRLKSVSKGYASFDYHLTDYKPADLVKMQILVNNEPVDALSMLVHRTRAEGRGRAMVEKMKDLIPPHMFQIPIQAAIGGKVIARETVRALRKDVTAKCYGGDITRKRKLLEKQKEGKKKMRQFGKVDIPQEAFIAALKVDS, from the coding sequence ATGACGACCGTCCCCATTTCCAACATCCGCAATTTCTCCATCGTCGCCCATATCGACCATGGCAAATCGACGCTGGCCGACCGCCTGATCCAGATGACCGGCGGCCTCACCGACCGGGAAATGGCGGGCAAGGAGCAGGTGCTCGATTCCATGGACATCGAGCGCGAGCGCGGCATCACCATCAAGGCGCAGACGGTGCGCCTCGCCTACCGCGCCAAGGACGGCAAGGATTACATCTTCAACCTGATGGACACGCCCGGCCATGTCGACTTCGCCTACGAAGTCTCGCGGTCGCTGGCGGCCTGCGAGGGTTCCCTGCTGGTGGTCGATGCCAGTCAAGGCGTGGAGGCACAGACGCTCGCCAACGTCTACCACGCGCTCGATGCGGGGCATGAGATCGTTCCGGTCCTGAACAAGGTCGACCTTCCCGCCGCAGAGCCGGAGAAGGTCAAGCAGCAGATCGAGGACGTCATCGGCATCGACGCCTCCGAGTCCGTGATGATCTCGGCCAAGACCGGCCTCGGCGTGCCCGAAGTGCTGGAGGCGATCGTCACCCGCCTGCCGCCGCCGAAGGGCGACCGCGAGGCGACGCTGAAGGCGTTGCTGGTCGACAGCTGGTACGACGTCTATCTCGGCGTGGTGGTGCTGATCCGCGTCGTCGACGGCGTCATGAAGAAGGGCAGCCGGGTCCGCATGATGGGCACGGGCGCGGCCTATGACATCGAGCGCGTCGGCTTCTTCACCCCGAAGATGACGCAGGTCGACGAGCTCGGCCCGGGCGAGATCGGCTTCATCACCGCCGCGATCAAGGAAGTGGCCGACACCCGCGTCGGCGACACCATCACCGACGACAAAAAGCCTGTCACCGAGATGTTGGCGGGCTTCAAGCCGGCCATACCCGTGGTGTTCTGCGGCCTGTTCCCCGCCGACGCCGATGACTTCGAGACCTTGCGCGCGGCGATGGGCAAGCTGCGCCTCAACGATGCGAGCTTCTCCTACGAGATGGAGACCTCGGCCGCACTCGGCTTCGGCTTCCGCTGCGGCTTCCTCGGGCTGTTGCATCTGGAGATCATCCAGGAGCGTCTGTCGCGGGAGTTCGATCTCAACCTGATCGCGACCGCGCCGAGCGTGATCTACAAGATGAGCCTCACTGACGGGCAGGAAATCTCGATTCACAATCCTGTCGACATGCCGGACGTGGTCAAAATTGCGGAGATCCAGGAGCCCTGGATCGAGGCCACGATCCTCACCCCCGACGAATATCTCGGCAGCGTGCTGAAGCTGTGCCAGGACCGCCGCGGCTCGCAGAAGGAGCTGACCTATGTCGGCTCCCGCGCCATGGTGAAATACGATCTGCCGCTCAACGAGGTCGTGTTCGACTTCTACGACCGCTTGAAGTCGGTCTCCAAGGGCTATGCCTCGTTCGACTATCATCTCACCGACTACAAGCCGGCCGATCTGGTGAAGATGCAGATCCTCGTCAACAACGAGCCGGTCGACGCGCTCTCGATGCTGGTGCATCGCACCCGCGCCGAGGGCCGCGGCCGCGCCATGGTCGAGAAGATGAAGGATTTGATCCCGCCGCACATGTTCCAGATTCCGATCCAGGCAGCGATCGGCGGCAAGGTGATCGCGCGCGAAACGGTGCGCGCGCTGCGCAAGGACGTCACCGCAAAGTGCTACGGCGGCGACATCACGCGTAAGCGCAAACTTCTGGAGAAGCAGAAGGAAGGCAAGAAGAAGATGCGGCAGTTCGGCAAGGTCGACATCCCGCAGGAAGCCTTCATCGCCGCGCTGAAGGTGGACAGCTGA
- a CDS encoding FAD-dependent oxidoreductase: MTTRYETEVLICGAGAAGLTLAIELARRGVPFRLIEKMDDAFRGSRGKGIQPRTQEIFEDLGILDRLVAAGGLYPMPREYRPDGSFSEKAPFEPSEPSAAEPFHIPLMVPQFLTERVMRERLLELGYEPEFGCELVSFEQDEDGVTARLARKSAEDVIRVGYLVGTDGGRSFVRKTLGIDFPGKTLGVRAVVADINLTGFGRDAWHRFNEGDMERQISVCPLAGTELFQLQAPVPLEGDVDLSEDGLTAMLTGRTGRKDVCVHSVSWASAFTMNARLADHYRVGRVFLAGDAAHTHPPTGGLGLNTSVQDAYNLGWKLAAVLASRAPAALLETYEEERRPVAAATLGLATKLLDATKRGDSRRGREVQQLDIGYAGSPLALDAPERRGLVVAGNRAPDAPLQGSAGKTRRLFELFAGAHWTLLAFNAERNLIAPRAGLHIHHIGAGGDLADSNGYFEGAYAPEPGQWWLVRPDGYVGAVVSSVDVERLDGYFATVGLVGETEVSG, translated from the coding sequence ATGACAACCAGATATGAAACCGAGGTGCTTATCTGCGGCGCGGGCGCGGCTGGATTGACGCTGGCAATCGAACTCGCCCGGCGCGGCGTGCCGTTCCGCCTGATCGAGAAGATGGACGATGCATTCCGCGGCTCCCGCGGGAAGGGCATTCAGCCGCGGACGCAGGAGATATTCGAGGACCTCGGCATTCTCGATCGCTTGGTCGCTGCCGGGGGCCTGTACCCGATGCCGCGCGAGTATCGTCCCGATGGCAGCTTTTCCGAGAAGGCTCCGTTCGAGCCGTCAGAGCCAAGCGCAGCCGAGCCCTTCCACATTCCGCTCATGGTGCCGCAGTTCTTGACCGAGCGGGTGATGCGAGAACGCCTGCTCGAGCTTGGGTATGAGCCGGAGTTCGGCTGCGAACTGGTCTCCTTCGAGCAGGACGAGGATGGCGTGACCGCGCGTCTCGCCCGCAAGTCCGCAGAGGACGTCATCCGTGTTGGCTATCTTGTCGGCACGGACGGCGGGCGCAGCTTCGTTCGCAAGACGCTCGGCATCGATTTCCCGGGCAAGACACTGGGCGTCCGCGCCGTCGTTGCCGATATCAATTTGACCGGCTTCGGGCGCGACGCCTGGCACCGCTTCAACGAAGGCGACATGGAGCGGCAGATCTCGGTCTGCCCGCTGGCAGGCACCGAACTCTTTCAGTTGCAGGCCCCCGTTCCGCTCGAGGGAGATGTCGATCTGTCCGAGGACGGCCTCACCGCGATGTTGACCGGACGCACCGGCCGGAAAGATGTTTGCGTTCACTCGGTATCCTGGGCCTCGGCCTTCACCATGAACGCGCGCCTCGCCGACCATTACCGCGTCGGCCGCGTCTTCCTGGCGGGCGACGCCGCGCACACACATCCGCCAACCGGCGGTCTCGGGCTCAATACCAGCGTTCAGGACGCCTATAACCTCGGATGGAAGCTTGCGGCCGTGCTCGCCTCTCGGGCTCCGGCTGCGCTTCTCGAGACCTATGAGGAAGAACGGCGGCCGGTCGCAGCGGCGACGCTGGGACTGGCGACCAAGTTGCTGGATGCGACCAAGCGAGGAGACAGCCGGCGCGGCAGAGAGGTTCAGCAACTAGACATCGGTTATGCGGGCTCCCCGTTGGCGCTGGACGCGCCCGAGCGTCGCGGCCTCGTCGTCGCAGGAAACCGTGCACCCGATGCACCGCTTCAAGGTTCGGCAGGCAAGACGCGGCGGCTGTTTGAGCTGTTCGCCGGGGCCCATTGGACGCTTCTCGCGTTCAACGCGGAGCGGAACCTCATAGCGCCACGCGCCGGTCTGCATATTCATCACATTGGTGCCGGCGGGGACCTTGCCGACAGCAACGGTTATTTCGAGGGCGCCTATGCGCCTGAGCCAGGTCAATGGTGGCTGGTGCGGCCGGACGGATATGTCGGTGCGGTGGTCTCGTCAGTCGATGTGGAGCGGCTGGATGGCTACTTCGCGACAGTCGGGCTCGTCGGGGAGACCGAGGTCAGTGGCTAA
- a CDS encoding MarR family transcriptional regulator, whose amino-acid sequence MMSTKNVQNTRISEQIREIHGALLDIVSVINRPDRDEVLIKEAGIRLDRALFPLLVGIERLGPISIVELAARTGRDHTTVSRQVAKLESLGLVDRRANETDRRVREAVVTRQGKEMTMHIDAARERIGTAIFASWKPAEIDDLVRLMRKFADAMKDQPQG is encoded by the coding sequence ATCATGTCAACAAAAAACGTGCAAAATACACGCATCTCGGAACAGATCCGGGAGATCCATGGCGCACTGCTCGACATCGTGAGCGTCATAAACCGGCCGGATCGCGATGAGGTCCTGATCAAGGAAGCGGGTATTCGGCTCGATCGGGCACTCTTCCCACTGCTTGTAGGCATCGAACGGCTGGGGCCAATCAGCATCGTGGAGCTGGCCGCGAGAACCGGCCGCGATCACACGACGGTCAGCAGGCAGGTCGCAAAGCTCGAGAGCCTTGGTTTGGTGGATCGCCGGGCGAACGAAACCGACCGGCGCGTGCGCGAGGCGGTGGTGACCAGGCAAGGCAAGGAAATGACGATGCATATCGATGCGGCGCGCGAGCGCATCGGCACCGCGATCTTCGCAAGCTGGAAGCCGGCCGAGATCGATGACCTTGTGAGGCTCATGCGCAAATTCGCAGATGCCATGAAGGACCAGCCGCAGGGCTGA
- a CDS encoding SDR family NAD(P)-dependent oxidoreductase has product MAIVFITGSTDGLGRAAAQSLLEQGHQVVLHARSAERAAAIAGLESHSARVVIGDLKSVAQTRHVADQVNAIGRMDAVIHNAGVYTERSRGPTPEGHATTLAVNTLAPYLLTALMKRPDRLVYLSSGLHRGGEGSLGDLDWTRRTWDPAKAYAESKLHMVALAFALARRWPQVLSNAVDPGWVRTKMGGAGAPVGVATGQRTQTWLAVSDDPAALVSGRYWHDLRQQAPAHEATGPDFQERLLDRLGELTGVTLPPA; this is encoded by the coding sequence ATGGCAATCGTCTTCATCACGGGCAGCACGGACGGTTTGGGCCGCGCAGCTGCCCAGTCTCTCCTCGAACAGGGCCACCAAGTCGTCCTGCACGCGCGATCGGCGGAACGTGCGGCGGCAATCGCCGGGCTTGAATCGCATTCCGCACGGGTCGTGATCGGCGATCTCAAGAGCGTCGCCCAGACGAGGCACGTGGCAGACCAGGTCAACGCAATTGGACGAATGGACGCGGTCATCCACAACGCCGGGGTCTATACCGAGCGCAGCCGCGGCCCGACGCCCGAAGGCCACGCCACCACCCTGGCGGTCAACACGCTCGCGCCCTATTTGCTCACCGCCCTGATGAAACGCCCCGATCGGCTGGTGTATCTCAGCAGCGGACTCCATCGCGGCGGAGAGGGATCGTTGGGCGATCTCGACTGGACGAGGCGAACCTGGGATCCGGCCAAGGCGTATGCGGAGAGCAAGCTGCACATGGTCGCATTGGCCTTTGCCCTGGCGCGGCGTTGGCCGCAGGTGCTGAGCAACGCCGTCGATCCCGGCTGGGTCCGCACCAAAATGGGCGGTGCCGGAGCGCCGGTCGGCGTGGCCACCGGACAACGGACGCAGACCTGGCTGGCGGTGAGCGATGATCCCGCCGCCCTGGTCAGCGGTCGTTACTGGCATGACCTCCGGCAACAAGCGCCGGCGCACGAAGCGACCGGTCCCGATTTTCAGGAGAGACTTCTCGACAGGCTGGGCGAGTTGACCGGGGTGACGTTGCCTCCGGCATAG